A single region of the Asterias amurensis chromosome 19, ASM3211899v1 genome encodes:
- the LOC139951821 gene encoding uncharacterized protein, giving the protein MVATIQAPETTTATSTATSTATSTATSTATSTATSTATSTATSTATSTTTATTTATTTATTTATTTATTTATTTATTTATTTATTTVHG; this is encoded by the exons atggtggccaccat ccAGGCACCTGAAactacaactgcgacttcaactgcgacttcaactgcgacttcaactgcgacttcaactgcgacttcaactgcgacttcaactgcgacttcaactgcgacttcaactgcgacttcaact acaactgctactacaactgcgactacaactgcgactacaactgcgactacaactgcgactacaactgcgactacaactgcgactacaactgcgactacaactgcgactacaact